In a single window of the Streptomyces sp. NBC_00094 genome:
- a CDS encoding ABC transporter ATP-binding protein, translated as MDVILHAEGVDLFYGTHQAVSSADFTLKRGEVAAIMGSSGSGKSSLLYCLAGVLPPSSGTVSFDGVQLSSLPDGELSALRRTRLGFVFQYGELLPELTVEENTALPLRLAGISRSHANAMAGQVLGRLGMSDLLRRRTSKLSGGQSQRVAVARALVHRPDIVFADEPTGALDSANAATVLEEFLHLARRQKTAVVIVTHDADVAAKADTQYTMSDGVLAQRVAV; from the coding sequence ATGGATGTCATCCTCCACGCCGAGGGCGTGGATCTCTTCTACGGCACACACCAGGCCGTCAGCAGTGCCGACTTCACGCTCAAGCGTGGCGAAGTGGCCGCCATCATGGGCAGCAGCGGCTCGGGGAAGTCCTCCTTGCTTTACTGCCTCGCCGGGGTTCTGCCACCCTCCAGCGGCACGGTGTCTTTCGATGGGGTACAGCTCTCCTCTCTCCCCGATGGAGAGCTGAGCGCCCTGCGCAGGACGCGCTTGGGTTTCGTCTTCCAGTACGGAGAATTGCTGCCGGAGCTGACCGTCGAGGAAAACACGGCTCTTCCCCTGCGACTCGCTGGCATCAGTAGGTCACATGCGAATGCGATGGCTGGCCAGGTGCTGGGGCGACTCGGGATGAGCGATCTGCTGCGGCGCAGGACCTCGAAGCTTTCGGGTGGGCAGAGCCAACGCGTGGCGGTGGCACGCGCCCTGGTGCACCGACCCGACATCGTGTTCGCGGACGAGCCGACCGGAGCCCTCGACAGCGCCAACGCGGCGACTGTCCTGGAGGAATTCCTCCACCTGGCACGTCGGCAGAAGACGGCTGTGGTCATCGTCACGCACGATGCGGACGTCGCAGCAAAGGCTGACACCCAGTACACAATGTCCGACGGCGTCCTGGCCCAGCGGGTGGCAGTGTGA